A region of Streptomyces sp. TG1A-60 DNA encodes the following proteins:
- a CDS encoding IclR family transcriptional regulator has product MSVHSPTSELTHTSLSDIACSPAQRTPSDQRTAVDKALVLLKSLAEQDREIGVSELARRTGLTKSTAFRLLGILQRNDLVERVGSDYRLGAQLFDIGTRVYGPTSLLLRERLLPHLADLYVLTQETVHLAVLHDTDIVYVNKIHGHRATRSPSRIGARLPAYCTAVGKALLAFDHDAAEAAISAGLPKLTDYTVTDPAAFRAELRHIRQDGIAYDRQEAALGLTCVAVPVMGPAGRPVAALSVAGADHRFDRARFAPALRRVAYEAARAISTAAKAQRRAPSGAGSAPAA; this is encoded by the coding sequence ATGTCCGTTCACTCCCCCACGTCCGAACTCACCCACACCTCGCTCTCCGACATTGCGTGCTCCCCGGCTCAAAGGACCCCCTCGGATCAGCGGACCGCGGTCGACAAAGCACTCGTCCTGCTCAAGTCGCTCGCCGAACAGGACCGGGAGATCGGCGTGAGCGAGCTGGCCCGCCGCACCGGTCTCACCAAGTCGACCGCTTTCCGGCTGCTCGGCATCCTCCAGCGCAATGACCTGGTCGAGCGGGTCGGCAGCGACTACCGGCTGGGCGCCCAGCTCTTCGACATCGGCACCCGGGTCTACGGCCCGACGTCTTTGCTGCTACGCGAGCGACTGCTGCCACATCTCGCCGACCTTTACGTGCTGACCCAGGAGACGGTTCACCTCGCGGTGCTGCACGACACCGACATCGTGTACGTCAACAAGATCCACGGACACCGCGCCACCCGCTCCCCCTCCCGCATCGGCGCCCGGCTGCCCGCGTACTGCACGGCCGTCGGCAAGGCCCTGCTGGCCTTCGACCACGACGCCGCGGAAGCGGCCATCTCGGCGGGGCTGCCGAAGCTCACCGACTACACGGTCACCGACCCGGCCGCCTTCCGCGCCGAACTGCGGCACATCCGCCAGGACGGCATCGCCTACGACCGCCAGGAGGCCGCCCTCGGCCTCACCTGCGTCGCCGTCCCGGTCATGGGGCCCGCCGGCCGACCGGTCGCGGCCCTCTCCGTCGCCGGCGCAGACCACCGCTTCGACCGGGCACGCTTCGCCCCCGCCCTGCGCCGCGTGGCCTACGAGGCGGCGCGGGCGATCAGCACGGCCGCCAAGGCCCAGCGGCGCGCGCCGTCAGGCGCCGGGAGCGCACCCGCCGCCTGA
- a CDS encoding aromatic ring-hydroxylating dioxygenase subunit alpha: protein MTSPPVRPMDRLAGVPRPSVDVSAYFDLDHGLIDRTIFSDRALYQQELRRVFAPSWLFLAHESQFKKPGDFFTTYMGEDPVIVAMGRDRKLRAFLNACRHRGMRVCRADAGATKAFTCSYHGWSYDTSGNLVNVPNQGDYPDHFEQDRWGLVEVARLDSYKGLVFATWNPGAPPLVEALGGMTWYLDAMLDRDPEGTEVVGGVHKWVLEGNWKLAAEQFASDWYHVNISHASALMVMSPAGKGPKTEIVQTPGRQYADPLGHGHGFPTHPKSRFDDRIVHAHYDYEALRERLGDARVEGPMTTGHATVFPNFSYLPVNGSIRVWHPKGPDRMEVWAWTLVDRSMPDEVKDAQRLYNLRTFGPTGIFEQDDGENWSECQATAHGFVSGSMTLNYQMGLGLEGEDGVHPGTTGRLYTDGAARGLYARWRDLMNTPAWHEKAETQEKDT, encoded by the coding sequence ATGACTTCCCCGCCCGTACGACCCATGGACCGTCTCGCCGGGGTGCCGCGCCCGTCCGTCGACGTGAGTGCGTACTTCGACCTCGACCACGGGCTGATCGACCGCACGATCTTCAGCGACCGGGCCCTGTACCAGCAGGAGCTGCGCCGGGTCTTCGCGCCGAGCTGGCTGTTCCTCGCCCATGAGAGCCAGTTCAAGAAGCCCGGCGACTTCTTCACCACGTACATGGGGGAGGACCCGGTCATCGTCGCGATGGGCCGGGACCGGAAGCTGCGGGCGTTCCTCAACGCTTGCCGGCACCGCGGGATGCGGGTCTGCCGGGCTGACGCCGGCGCGACCAAGGCGTTCACGTGCAGCTACCACGGCTGGTCGTACGACACCTCGGGAAATCTCGTCAACGTCCCTAACCAGGGCGACTATCCGGACCACTTCGAGCAGGACCGGTGGGGACTGGTCGAGGTCGCGCGGCTCGACTCGTACAAGGGGCTCGTCTTCGCCACCTGGAATCCCGGGGCGCCGCCGCTCGTCGAGGCGCTGGGCGGCATGACCTGGTACCTCGACGCGATGCTGGACCGCGATCCGGAGGGCACCGAGGTCGTCGGCGGGGTGCACAAGTGGGTGCTTGAGGGCAACTGGAAGCTGGCGGCCGAGCAGTTCGCCTCCGACTGGTACCACGTCAACATCTCGCACGCCTCCGCGCTGATGGTCATGTCGCCGGCGGGCAAGGGACCCAAGACGGAGATCGTGCAGACCCCGGGACGGCAGTATGCCGATCCGCTCGGGCACGGGCACGGCTTCCCGACCCACCCCAAGAGCCGCTTCGACGACCGGATCGTGCACGCCCACTACGACTACGAGGCGCTGCGCGAGAGGCTCGGTGACGCCCGGGTGGAGGGGCCGATGACCACCGGGCACGCGACCGTCTTCCCCAACTTCTCCTACCTCCCGGTCAACGGCTCCATCCGGGTCTGGCACCCCAAGGGCCCGGACCGGATGGAGGTCTGGGCCTGGACGCTCGTCGACCGGTCCATGCCGGACGAGGTGAAGGACGCCCAACGGCTCTACAACCTGCGTACGTTCGGGCCCACCGGCATCTTCGAGCAGGACGACGGTGAGAACTGGAGCGAGTGCCAGGCCACGGCCCATGGCTTCGTCTCCGGCTCGATGACCCTCAACTACCAGATGGGTCTGGGGCTGGAGGGCGAGGACGGCGTCCATCCGGGTACCACCGGCCGCCTCTACACCGACGGCGCCGCCCGCGGCCTGTACGCCCGCTGGCGCGACCTGATGAACACGCCCGCTTGGCATGAGAAGGCCGAGACGCAGGAGAAGGACACCTGA
- a CDS encoding bifunctional 3-phenylpropionate/cinnamic acid dioxygenase ferredoxin subunit — translation MSTNTSSTAVRVATVGDIEDGEALKVPAETSGHGDAIAVFHDGGAYYALDDTCSHGQASLSEGWIEDGNVECPMHSARFCLKSGEPQCMPATLAVRTHRVEVRDDAIWLHLGRAGEEAAE, via the coding sequence ATGAGCACGAACACGAGCAGCACCGCCGTGCGCGTCGCCACCGTCGGCGACATCGAGGACGGAGAGGCGCTGAAGGTGCCCGCCGAGACCAGTGGTCACGGCGACGCCATCGCCGTCTTCCACGACGGCGGTGCCTACTACGCCCTCGACGACACCTGCTCGCACGGCCAGGCGTCCCTGTCCGAGGGCTGGATCGAGGACGGCAACGTCGAGTGCCCGATGCACAGCGCCCGCTTCTGTCTGAAGTCGGGCGAGCCGCAGTGCATGCCCGCCACCCTCGCCGTGCGCACCCACCGCGTCGAGGTCCGCGACGACGCCATCTGGCTCCACCTCGGCCGGGCCGGTGAGGAGGCCGCCGAATGA